In Podospora pseudoanserina strain CBS 124.78 chromosome 5, whole genome shotgun sequence, a single window of DNA contains:
- a CDS encoding hypothetical protein (COG:S; EggNog:ENOG503NUNN), giving the protein MCYAHDLNPTPQDMGSTPSPSTSFGYPTSPPSLLVNAPSSLQQPSNLTTPYRPPSAYPGLIPTPPVDIPLCSIFLFLLLLPIPLNLTLHHLSLYRHRHPGISTRPLIPILLSVFCLLRILALSLRIAWSVHPSNLRLEIAAVILSMAGIILLYIANLIITRRWVRDYAIFGYRTLVKGFFRFWAAVVIICLVMAVVVSVNCYFTHDGVILWECRNVLLVAVAVLTFVAFIPVLTVGVVMVGDLEDHEVIDGEYSRFRSRSGLLAVTALLLTLEAGFRLGVMFDPRPWGEERWYHSRAAYYCLGYVLEVVVVWLLTGGRVWGGFRTGEVYKGHWPGGGRPRVERWADWVNTEGEVYGERG; this is encoded by the exons ATGTGCTACGCCCACGACCTCAACCCTACCCCTCAAGACATGGgctcaaccccatcaccctcaacatccttcGGCTACcctacctcaccaccatcgctCCTCGTCAACGCCCCATCCAGCCTTCAACAACCT TCCAACCTAACAACCCCCTaccgccccccctccgcctACCCAGGCCTAATCCCCACACCCCCAGTCGACATCCCCCTCTgttccatcttcctcttcctcctcctcctccccatccccctcaacctaaccctccaccacctctccctctaccgccaccgccaccccggCATCTCCACccgccccctcatcccaatcctcctctccgtcttctgcctcctccGGATCCTAGCCCTCTCCTTAAGAATAGCCTGGTCcgtccacccctccaacctccgcCTCGAAATCGCCGCCGTGATCCTCTCCATGGCCGGTATCATCCTCCTCTACATCGCCAACCTAATCATAACGCGTCGCTGGGTGCGTGATTACGCCATTTTCGGTTATCGCACCCTGGTCAAGGGTTTTTTCCGGTTCTGGGCAGCGGTTGTTATTATTTGTCTCGtcatggcggtggtggtgagcgttAATTGTTATTTTACTCACGATGGGGTTATACTTTGGGAATGTAGGAATGTGCTTCTTGTTGCGGTTGCGGTGTTGACTTTTGTAGCTTTTATACCTGTTTTGACGGtcggggtggtgatggtgggggatttggaggatCATGAGGTGATTGATGGGGAGTACTCCCGTTTTAGGTCGAGGAGTGGGTTGCTTGCGGTGACGGCAttgttgttgacgttggaggcggggtttaggttgggggtgatgtttGATCCGAGGccgtggggggaggagaggtggtaTCATTCGAGGGCGGCGTATTATTGCTTGGGGTATGTgcttgaggtggtggtggtttggttgttgaCTGGGGGAAGGGTTTGGGGCGGGTTTaggacgggggaggtgtaTAAGGGGCATTGgccggggggtgggaggccgagggtggagaggtgggcTGACTGGGTTAATactgagggggaggtttatggggagagggggtag
- a CDS encoding hypothetical protein (COG:G; EggNog:ENOG503NV11), producing the protein MIHLKPALAALLVLSTQCVAIDLFVKSSGGNKTTDIMYGLMHEDINNSGDGGIYAELISNRAFQGSEKFPSNLDNWSPIGGATLTLQKLAKPLSSALPYSVNVANPKEGKGKGKDTKGKKVGLANAGFWGMDVKRQKYTGSFHVTGEYKGDFEVSLRSAITGETFGKKVVKGGSKKGKWTEKEFELVPFKDAPNSNNTFVVQWDAEGAKDGSLDLNLISLFPPTFKGRKNGLRIDLAQTMVELKPTFLRFPGGNMLEGNTLDTWWKWYETIGPLKDRPGMAGVWEYQQTLGLGLVEYMEWADDMNLEPIVGVFAGLALDGSFVPESEMGWVIQQALDEIEFLTGDAKTTKWGAVRAKLGHPKPWKVKWVEIGNEDWLAGRPAGFESYINYRFPMMMKAFNEKYPDIKIIASPSIFDNMTIPAGAAGDHHPYLTPDEFVERFAKFDNLSKDNVTLIGEAASTHPNGGIAWEGDLMPLPWWGGSVAEAIFLISTERNGDKIIGATYAPGLRSLDRWQWSMTWVQHAADPALTTRSTSWYVWRILAHHIIRETLPVDAPAGKPNFDPLFYVAGKSETGTGIFKAAVYNSTELIPVSLKFDGLNEGAVANLTVLTGPEDPYGYNDPFTGINVVKEKTTFIKAGKGGKFTFTLPGLSVAVLETADAVKGGKGKGKGKGKGN; encoded by the exons ATGATCCACCTCAAGCCAGCCCTCGCggcgttgttggtgctgtcGACGCAATGTGTGGCTATTGATTTGTTTGTCAAGTCTTCGGGGGGGAATAAGACGACTGATATCATGTATGGTCTTATGCACGAG GATATCAACAACTCCGGCGACGGCGGCATCTACGCCGAGCTCATCTCCAACCGCGCGTTCCAAGGGAGTGAGAAgttcccctccaacctcgacaacTGGAGCCCCATCGGTGGCGCTACTCTTACCCTTCAAAAGCTTGCCAAGCCCCTTTCCTCTGCGCTGCCTTACTCCGTCAATGTCGCCAACCccaaggagggcaagggcaagggcaaggacaccaaggggaagaaggttggCTTGGCCAAtgctgggttttggggtATGGATGTCAAGAGGCAGAAGTACACTGGTAGCTTCCACGTTACTGGTGAGTACAAGGGTGACTTTGAGGTTAGCTTGCGCAGCGCGATTACCGGGGAGACCTTTGGcaagaaggtggtgaagggtgGGAGTAAGAAGGGGAAGTGGACCGAGAAGGAGTTTGAGTTGGTGCCTTTCAAGGATGcgcccaacagcaacaacacctttGTTGTGCAGTGGGATGCCGAG GGCGCAAAGGACGGATCTTTGGATCTCAACTTGATCAGCTTGTTCCCTCCGACATTCAAAGGAAGGAAGAATGGACTGAGAATTGATCTTGCGCAGACGATGGTTGAGCTGAAGCCG ACCTTCTTGCGCTTCCCCGGTGGCAACATGCTCGAGGGTAACACCTTGGACACTTGGTGGAAGTGGTACGAGACCATTGGCCCCCTGAAGGATCGCCCGGGCATGGCTGGTGTCTGGGAGTACCAGCAAACCCTTGGCTTGGGTCTGGTCGAGTACATGGAGTGGGCCGATGACATGAACTTGGAGCCCA TTGTCGGTGTCTTCGCTGGTCTTGCCCTCGATGGCTCGTTTGTTCCCGAATccgagatgggatgggtcATCCAACAGGCTCTCGACGAAATCGAGTTCCTCACTGGCGATGCTAAGACCACCAAATGGGGTGCCGTCCGCGCGAAGCTTGGTCACCCCAAGCCTTGGAAGGTCAAGTGGGTTGAAATCGGTAACGAGGATTGGCTTGCCGGACGCCCTGCTGGCTTCGAGTCGTACATTAACTACCGCTTccccatgatgatgaaggccTTCAACGAGAAGTACCCCGACATCAAGATCATCGCCTCGCCCTCCATCTTCGACAACATGACAATCCCCGCGGGCGCTGCCGGTGATCACCACCCGTACCTGACTCCCGATGAGTTCGTTGAGAGATTCGCCAAGTTCGATAACTTGAGCAAGGATAACGTGACGCTCATCGGCGAGGCTGCGTCGACGCATCCTAACGGTGGTATCGCTTGGGAGGGAGATCTCATGCCCTTGCCTTGGTGGGGCGGCAGTGTTGCTGAGGCTATCTTCCTGATCAGCACTGAGAGAAACGGTGACAAGATCATCGGTGCTACTTACGCGCCTGGTCTTCGCAGCTTGGACCGCTGGCAATGGAGCATGACCTGGGTGCAGCATGCCGCTGACCCGGCCCTCACCACTCGCTCGACCAGTTGGTATGTCTGGAGAATCCTCgcccaccacatcatccGTGAGACGCTCCCGGTCGATGCCCCGGCCGGCAAGCCCAACTTTGACCCTCTGTTCTACGTTGCCGGAAAGAGCGAGACTGGCACCGGTATCTTCAAGGCTGCCGTCTACAACTCGACTGAATTGATCCCGGTGTCGTTGAAGTTTGATGGTCTTAACGAGGGAGCGGTTGCCAACTTGACGGTGCTTACTGGGCCGGAGGATCCGTATGGATACAACGACCCCTTCACTGGTATCAATGTTGTCAAGGAGAAGACCACCTTCATCAAGGCCGGAAAGGGCGGCAAGTTCACCTTCACCCTGCCGGGCTTGAGTGTTGCTGTGTTGGAGACGGCCGACGCGGTCAAGGGTGGCAAGggaaagggcaagggcaagggaaaGGGTAACTGA